The following are from one region of the Fibrobacter sp. UWEL genome:
- the pheT gene encoding phenylalanine--tRNA ligase subunit beta yields the protein MKVSLSWLKRHVDLPESVADIEKALTSIGLEVEGIEEPGKVYDKLVVAKVLTCENHPDSDHLHITTVDNGKEVVQVVCGAPNVAAGQTVCLAPIGAELPMSDGTVLKMKKSKIRGVESFGMICAEDEIGLSDDHGGIMVLDDSIPAGTPFVSLGLYDVCFELNVTPNRPDALCHRGVARELAAKFNRPLKPLTYNLVEEAEAASTAATVEVVPGCGCSRYTARVIKGVEVKQSPSWLAKLLHTVGMNSINNVVDITNFILMDVGQPLHSFDMDQLKGSMIKVRRAVKGEKIQTIDHTDHELTEAELVICDGDRPVAVAGTMGGVESEIVDSTKNVLLESAYFNPTIVRKQAKRLGIGSDSSYRFERGIDTTTQDEYSKYACAMIQEVAGGKVLKGCVEYTGEDHQKELLKVDLRVSRVAKIIGMEVPAEQIKSLLTGINLKLSAENGETMTFEIPGNRPDLEREVDLIEEVARLVGFDNIPYTMPKFTMQPNELPAVEVMNRKIRRTLSAMGLHECLNLRFTSKARTEALFGAESDDRRSKPAALLNPLSEELGVVPTSLLPNLLKNVAENEKNRPGSVRLFEVAKGQFKRERADVRDNGFDESNLIALVVAGAFDANPLNDKPAQIDFTAFKGLVQSFFKRCGVVVEFRVPEKLEAFMHPGKQTEIVCGKTVLGTMGALHPSVAKSFDIGYETYVMEADLDKMIVASQKKIIFQAFSRQVPSTRDISIEVAKGMTHEEIVARIKGLNPKNLAKITLKSIYEGDKIEAGKKNMVYGLVYQAMDRTLTDDEVSKAHNKLRDKLVANGDIVLR from the coding sequence ATGAAAGTCTCTTTAAGTTGGCTGAAGCGTCATGTGGATCTGCCTGAATCTGTGGCAGATATCGAAAAGGCATTGACTTCCATCGGTTTGGAAGTGGAAGGCATTGAAGAACCGGGTAAGGTATATGACAAGCTGGTGGTGGCAAAGGTCCTCACCTGCGAAAACCATCCGGATAGCGATCATCTCCACATCACTACAGTCGATAACGGTAAGGAAGTTGTCCAAGTGGTTTGCGGCGCACCTAACGTTGCTGCAGGCCAGACCGTCTGTCTCGCTCCCATCGGTGCAGAACTTCCCATGAGCGACGGCACCGTCCTCAAGATGAAGAAGTCCAAGATCCGCGGCGTGGAAAGCTTCGGTATGATTTGCGCCGAAGACGAAATCGGCCTTTCTGACGACCACGGTGGCATCATGGTTCTGGATGATTCCATTCCCGCCGGCACTCCTTTCGTAAGCCTGGGCCTGTACGATGTTTGCTTCGAACTGAACGTCACCCCCAACCGTCCGGACGCACTTTGCCATCGCGGTGTTGCCCGCGAACTGGCAGCCAAGTTTAACCGCCCCCTGAAGCCTCTCACCTACAACCTGGTGGAAGAAGCCGAGGCCGCAAGCACCGCCGCTACCGTCGAAGTTGTTCCCGGCTGCGGTTGCTCCCGCTACACTGCTCGCGTCATCAAGGGCGTAGAAGTCAAGCAGAGCCCCAGCTGGCTCGCCAAGCTTTTGCACACCGTTGGCATGAACTCCATCAACAACGTTGTGGACATCACCAACTTCATCCTCATGGACGTGGGTCAGCCTCTCCATAGCTTCGATATGGACCAGCTGAAGGGTTCCATGATCAAGGTTCGCCGCGCTGTGAAGGGCGAAAAGATCCAGACCATCGACCACACTGACCACGAACTGACCGAAGCCGAACTGGTTATCTGCGACGGCGACCGTCCCGTAGCTGTGGCTGGCACCATGGGTGGTGTAGAATCCGAAATTGTGGACTCCACCAAGAACGTTCTCTTGGAAAGCGCCTACTTCAACCCCACCATCGTTCGTAAGCAGGCCAAGCGCCTTGGCATCGGTTCTGATTCCAGCTACCGTTTCGAACGTGGCATCGACACCACTACCCAGGACGAATACAGCAAGTACGCTTGCGCCATGATCCAGGAAGTGGCTGGCGGCAAGGTTCTAAAGGGCTGCGTGGAATACACCGGCGAAGACCACCAGAAGGAATTGCTGAAGGTAGACCTCCGCGTTAGCCGCGTCGCAAAGATCATCGGCATGGAAGTTCCTGCCGAACAGATCAAGAGCCTCCTCACCGGCATCAACCTGAAGCTCTCTGCAGAGAATGGCGAAACCATGACCTTCGAAATTCCGGGCAACCGTCCGGACCTGGAACGTGAAGTGGACCTGATTGAAGAAGTGGCACGCCTCGTGGGCTTCGACAACATCCCCTACACCATGCCCAAGTTCACCATGCAGCCCAACGAACTCCCGGCTGTGGAAGTGATGAACCGCAAGATCCGCAGAACCCTTTCTGCTATGGGTCTCCATGAATGTTTGAACCTGCGCTTTACCAGCAAGGCTCGCACGGAAGCTCTCTTTGGCGCAGAATCTGATGACCGCCGTTCCAAGCCGGCAGCCCTCCTGAACCCCCTGTCCGAAGAACTGGGCGTTGTTCCCACCAGCCTTTTGCCCAACCTGCTGAAGAACGTTGCCGAAAACGAAAAGAACCGTCCGGGTTCCGTTCGCTTGTTCGAAGTAGCTAAGGGTCAGTTCAAGCGTGAACGTGCTGACGTCCGCGACAACGGCTTTGATGAATCCAACCTGATTGCCCTGGTGGTTGCTGGTGCATTTGATGCAAACCCGCTGAACGACAAGCCCGCACAGATTGACTTCACCGCCTTCAAGGGTTTGGTTCAGTCCTTCTTCAAGCGCTGCGGCGTTGTGGTTGAATTCCGCGTTCCCGAAAAGCTGGAAGCCTTTATGCATCCGGGCAAGCAGACCGAAATCGTCTGCGGCAAGACCGTTCTTGGCACCATGGGTGCTCTCCACCCGTCTGTAGCAAAGTCCTTTGACATCGGTTACGAAACCTACGTCATGGAAGCTGACCTGGACAAGATGATTGTGGCAAGCCAGAAGAAGATTATCTTCCAGGCATTCAGCCGTCAGGTTCCTTCTACCCGCGACATTTCCATTGAAGTGGCAAAGGGAATGACTCACGAAGAAATCGTTGCACGCATTAAGGGACTCAACCCCAAGAATCTTGCAAAGATCACTCTCAAGAGCATTTACGAAGGCGACAAGATCGAAGCCGGTAAGAAGAACATGGTTTACGGCCTTGTCTACCAGGCAATGGATCGCACCTTGACCGACGACGAAGTCAGCAAGGCACACAACAAGCTTCGCGACAAGCTGGTTGCAAACGGCGACATTGTATTGCGCTAA
- a CDS encoding lysylphosphatidylglycerol synthase transmembrane domain-containing protein, giving the protein MKKFLSTFLKVAISLGGLGYIFYKVPFGEVSSHWTSTALPWVGVILLCTVFSMTIQANRWRGLLLDEGKKVPFKTFYAYIALGYFFNNLLPSGFGGDAVKTIAFGKKFGNTANSVAAVAISRVMGLIAMFICFFIMLPFVITRLDIPAVYTGAVCGVALLSVLIIVAGLFSDKLKLPGALTRRVPFLLKLQDAFSIYRGYKKAFLMSGVDSIWLQISSILIHYSYFQAVGVPVDLATITVFMTITITITMLPISINGIGLRENLNVSLFTGLLGIPADIVLAAALIGYIPMLFQAAQGAVVLARYKSTRS; this is encoded by the coding sequence GTGAAAAAGTTTCTTTCCACTTTCCTGAAAGTCGCCATCAGTTTGGGCGGCTTGGGCTATATCTTCTATAAGGTCCCCTTCGGTGAAGTCAGCAGTCACTGGACCTCTACAGCCCTCCCTTGGGTGGGCGTCATTTTGCTCTGCACCGTGTTCAGCATGACTATTCAAGCGAACCGTTGGCGTGGCCTGCTTTTGGACGAAGGCAAGAAGGTTCCCTTCAAGACTTTTTATGCCTATATCGCCTTAGGTTACTTCTTTAACAATCTCCTTCCCAGCGGTTTCGGGGGAGACGCGGTAAAGACCATTGCCTTCGGAAAAAAGTTTGGCAATACCGCAAATTCTGTAGCTGCAGTGGCAATCTCCCGAGTGATGGGATTGATAGCCATGTTCATTTGCTTCTTTATCATGCTGCCTTTTGTTATTACGCGTCTGGATATTCCAGCGGTTTATACAGGAGCTGTATGTGGAGTGGCTCTCCTGAGCGTCTTGATTATTGTTGCAGGACTCTTTTCGGATAAATTAAAGTTGCCGGGGGCATTGACCCGTCGGGTGCCATTCCTCCTGAAACTTCAGGATGCCTTCTCCATCTATCGAGGCTACAAGAAAGCGTTCCTTATGTCGGGAGTAGATTCCATCTGGCTCCAGATTTCTTCCATCCTGATTCATTATTCTTATTTCCAGGCGGTAGGTGTTCCTGTGGATCTTGCCACCATTACGGTGTTCATGACCATCACCATTACCATTACCATGTTGCCTATCTCCATAAATGGCATAGGGTTACGTGAGAATCTGAACGTTAGTCTCTTTACGGGACTGCTTGGAATCCCTGCGGATATCGTACTGGCTGCCGCTCTCATTGGGTATATTCCCATGCTTTTCCAGGCTGCCCAGGGTGCCGTCGTTCTTGCTCGCTATAAATCGACTAGATCCTAG
- the dnaE gene encoding DNA polymerase III subunit alpha, whose translation MAFVHLQTHSEFSVLQASARLDDILAAAADNNAPAIALTDHGAMFGILEFQTRGQGLNKKRKEKGLPPLKTVYGCHVYIDTPSATSKDPISYERLTLLVENEVGYYNLLRIVSYRYEDGERWAEIPSVPLDTVAQFKDGIIAIAGDFFSKYGQSVAAGRNTVAREYMDRLDKIFDHDHLYISVCDNDVPQQNLLNDFNVQLANELGREIVAVGDVHYIKKSDAQSHKILRCIAVKETLNGFVDKRFPSEGFYFRSEEEMVAKFGHIPGAIENTVKIAERCSYTVKTGIGDEFWPRFAIPKDFLEGEEYQKIKAIMKAEYDAEYPVVKERELGGVIKDKKKKLQAQMCADKGIEPDALTDEDKAEIDRLASPELFDENDQKAWEKAVHRWCKPGSDSDIYIIHLCNDFLKWRFPEENFKFPEHETDVGKRMYKELNCIRNMNVAGYLLIVWDFINWARNNGIPVGPGRGSAAGSLVTYIIGITDIDPLKFDLLFERFLNPERVSMPDIDTDFADRDRGRVIDYVTQKYGKECVGQIITYGMLKSKAVITDVARVLGIPPGEAKMITKLFPQRTLNFSLKQAWTGKDKKGNNLEDGYSPEPLQAMINSRAMYQTLWDTALTLEDLPRQTGVHACGVVITPTPIYNLAPLYRAAPEDTPVVMYDKHYAEDIGLLKMDFLGLINLSIIQDTVRMVKQNRQIDVDMAHIPLDDAETFGLLSKGMTTTVFQFESPGMQKYLRELKPSRITDLIAMNALYRPGPIDQIPHFIARKLGTEEVDCYHPDLEQVLGETYGVIVYQEQVMKLAQILGGYSLGGADNIRRIMAKKMPEKMEKLTPEFFAKCEARGYSHDLIKKVWDAVLPFCGYAFNKSHAAAYAYVAYQTAYLKTHYGPEYMAASMTSKMGKTEDIVTIILECKRLNIPVLSPNINASLGVFSATKDHKILFGLAGIRGVGLGVVEDIIAERERRGKFKDLFDFTKRVAEYQGEQKEKRAPMNKRFVESLIMAGALDEFPGSRASLMASVDKALTVAARFQEDKDRGQMSLFDMGGAAPAMDSDAETLEEAEEWTTMEMLGKEKDILGLFLSGHPLDAFRPELQGFTSCSLAIEELAGRADSGDPIIVGGVVTKVRSLETKRGDNIGVGSIQDFQGELEIFFKKDVWEKFRDTISQDDQVLVKGMLEHKRDSDEVQLVVMEVIQLDRVRSDMVSFIHMNIFSNSFDDEFMEKLQNLLNENSPYDEMQKGCNLVLHVEADSGFIHVLNLKKNKVVYTPELLQSLRNELGATKVWVSNREKR comes from the coding sequence ATGGCTTTTGTACACCTTCAGACTCATTCCGAATTTTCTGTATTGCAGGCTTCTGCCCGTCTTGATGACATTCTAGCGGCTGCTGCCGATAACAATGCTCCTGCAATTGCGCTGACTGACCATGGTGCTATGTTTGGCATCCTTGAATTCCAGACCCGCGGCCAGGGCCTCAACAAGAAACGCAAGGAAAAGGGCCTGCCGCCTCTGAAGACTGTTTACGGCTGTCACGTTTATATTGACACCCCCAGCGCTACCAGCAAGGATCCGATCTCTTACGAGCGATTGACCCTTCTGGTGGAAAATGAAGTGGGCTATTACAACCTGCTCCGTATTGTCAGTTACCGTTACGAAGATGGAGAACGCTGGGCTGAAATTCCTTCTGTGCCTCTGGATACCGTGGCTCAGTTTAAGGATGGTATCATCGCCATTGCAGGTGATTTCTTCAGTAAATATGGTCAAAGTGTGGCCGCCGGAAGAAATACGGTAGCTCGTGAGTACATGGATCGTCTGGACAAGATTTTCGATCACGATCATCTGTATATTTCCGTCTGTGATAATGATGTGCCTCAGCAGAATCTGCTGAACGATTTTAACGTACAGTTGGCTAATGAATTGGGCCGTGAAATCGTTGCTGTAGGAGATGTTCATTACATCAAGAAGTCAGATGCCCAGTCCCATAAGATTCTTCGCTGCATTGCCGTGAAGGAAACCTTAAATGGCTTCGTGGATAAGCGTTTCCCCTCCGAAGGTTTTTACTTCCGTTCCGAAGAAGAAATGGTGGCGAAGTTTGGTCATATTCCCGGAGCCATCGAAAATACGGTTAAGATTGCTGAACGCTGTAGCTATACGGTGAAAACCGGTATCGGTGATGAATTCTGGCCTCGTTTCGCCATTCCCAAGGACTTCCTGGAAGGTGAAGAATACCAGAAGATTAAAGCCATCATGAAGGCTGAATATGATGCGGAATACCCGGTGGTGAAAGAACGTGAACTGGGTGGCGTCATCAAGGATAAGAAGAAAAAGCTTCAGGCCCAGATGTGTGCCGATAAAGGCATTGAACCGGATGCCCTCACCGATGAAGACAAGGCTGAAATTGACCGCCTGGCGTCTCCCGAACTCTTTGATGAAAACGACCAGAAGGCTTGGGAAAAGGCGGTCCATCGCTGGTGTAAGCCGGGTTCTGATTCCGATATCTATATCATCCACCTTTGTAACGACTTCCTGAAGTGGCGCTTCCCCGAGGAAAATTTCAAGTTCCCTGAACATGAAACCGACGTGGGCAAGCGCATGTACAAGGAGCTGAACTGTATCCGTAATATGAACGTTGCGGGTTATCTGCTCATTGTGTGGGACTTCATTAACTGGGCTCGTAACAATGGTATTCCCGTGGGACCGGGACGTGGTTCTGCTGCTGGTTCTTTGGTTACCTACATCATTGGTATTACGGACATTGACCCGCTCAAGTTTGACTTGCTTTTCGAACGATTCCTGAATCCGGAACGTGTGTCCATGCCTGATATTGATACTGACTTTGCGGATAGAGACCGCGGTCGTGTGATTGATTATGTGACGCAAAAATACGGCAAGGAATGCGTGGGCCAGATCATTACCTACGGCATGTTGAAATCCAAGGCGGTCATTACGGACGTGGCTCGTGTGCTTGGCATTCCTCCTGGCGAAGCCAAGATGATCACTAAGTTGTTCCCCCAGCGTACGCTGAACTTCAGTTTGAAGCAGGCTTGGACTGGTAAGGATAAGAAGGGTAACAACCTGGAAGATGGTTACAGCCCGGAACCTTTGCAGGCAATGATTAATTCCCGAGCCATGTATCAGACTCTTTGGGATACAGCCTTGACTCTGGAAGATTTGCCCCGCCAGACGGGCGTTCATGCTTGTGGTGTGGTTATTACGCCGACTCCCATTTACAATCTGGCTCCCTTGTACCGTGCCGCTCCGGAAGATACCCCGGTGGTGATGTACGACAAGCATTACGCAGAAGACATTGGCCTTCTGAAGATGGACTTCCTGGGTCTTATCAACTTGTCCATCATTCAGGATACGGTTCGAATGGTAAAGCAGAATCGTCAGATTGATGTGGATATGGCCCACATTCCTCTGGATGACGCGGAAACCTTTGGACTTTTAAGTAAGGGCATGACCACCACGGTGTTCCAGTTCGAATCTCCGGGTATGCAGAAGTACCTCCGCGAACTGAAACCGTCTCGAATTACGGACTTGATCGCTATGAACGCCCTGTACCGTCCGGGCCCTATCGATCAGATTCCTCACTTTATTGCCCGTAAGCTGGGTACCGAAGAAGTGGACTGCTACCATCCGGACCTGGAACAGGTGCTGGGTGAAACTTACGGTGTGATTGTGTATCAGGAACAGGTGATGAAACTTGCTCAGATTCTGGGTGGTTATTCTCTGGGTGGTGCTGATAACATTCGTCGTATTATGGCTAAGAAGATGCCGGAAAAGATGGAAAAGCTTACTCCGGAATTCTTTGCCAAGTGTGAAGCTCGCGGCTACTCTCACGACCTAATCAAGAAGGTGTGGGATGCGGTGCTTCCCTTCTGCGGATACGCATTTAACAAGAGTCACGCTGCAGCTTACGCATACGTTGCTTACCAGACCGCTTACCTGAAGACTCACTACGGTCCTGAATATATGGCCGCTTCCATGACTTCCAAGATGGGAAAGACGGAAGATATCGTGACCATCATTCTGGAATGTAAGCGCCTGAATATACCTGTTCTTTCTCCCAACATTAACGCCTCCCTGGGTGTGTTCTCCGCTACCAAGGATCACAAGATTCTCTTTGGTCTTGCGGGTATCCGCGGTGTGGGCCTTGGGGTTGTGGAAGACATTATTGCAGAACGTGAACGTCGTGGAAAGTTCAAGGATCTTTTTGATTTCACCAAGCGTGTGGCTGAATACCAGGGTGAACAGAAGGAAAAACGCGCCCCCATGAATAAGCGCTTTGTGGAAAGCTTGATCATGGCTGGTGCCTTGGATGAATTCCCGGGAAGTCGCGCTTCCTTGATGGCTTCCGTGGATAAGGCTCTCACTGTGGCCGCCCGCTTCCAGGAGGATAAGGACCGCGGCCAAATGTCCCTCTTTGATATGGGCGGTGCCGCTCCTGCCATGGACTCCGACGCAGAAACGCTGGAAGAAGCGGAAGAATGGACTACCATGGAAATGCTGGGTAAGGAAAAGGACATCCTTGGCCTGTTCCTGTCGGGCCATCCTCTGGATGCTTTCCGCCCGGAACTTCAGGGCTTTACGTCCTGCAGCCTTGCTATTGAAGAACTGGCTGGCAGAGCCGATAGTGGCGACCCGATTATTGTAGGTGGCGTGGTCACTAAGGTTCGTTCTCTGGAAACCAAGCGCGGTGACAACATCGGCGTGGGTTCCATTCAGGACTTCCAGGGAGAACTGGAAATCTTCTTCAAGAAGGACGTGTGGGAAAAGTTCCGCGATACCATCTCTCAGGATGACCAGGTTCTTGTAAAGGGCATGCTGGAGCACAAGCGCGATAGCGATGAAGTTCAGCTGGTGGTGATGGAAGTAATCCAGTTGGATCGAGTCCGTTCCGATATGGTTTCCTTCATTCATATGAACATTTTCTCCAATTCCTTTGATGATGAATTTATGGAGAAACTGCAGAATCTTCTGAATGAGAACAGCCCCTACGACGAAATGCAGAAGGGCTGTAATCTGGTGCTTCATGTGGAAGCGGATTCCGGCTTTATTCATGTGCTGAACCTGAAGAAAAATAAGGTGGTGTACACACCTGAATTGCTTCAGAGCCTGCGAAATGAATTGGGCGCAACTAAGGTTTGGGTCTCCAACCGTGAAAAGCGGTAA
- a CDS encoding lipid-A-disaccharide synthase gives MKSGKPYILFCAGEDSGDCLGESLVTSAHQILQDRLDLVGAGGGRMATAGLKPVVDYDVLPVSGFGDVLPKYFKLKKNYKVLAEALANPLCMGLVAIDYPGYNMKLTILANRLNKPVLYVAPPQAWAWKAKRVKKLTNPQNRLALFFDFEEKPYRDAGCNMVRMQHPLVNVAEKFVPPQNVPVKKSVLLLPGSRASQAHRNMNLFLDCAQRLRDEISGEYSLTDLPDVVVLASRESLQDRFQKELERKFRGNVPAWIRVELSPKSALERFNRYRMATMVLTTPGTSTLELALSGSRCVVCTCPDCLTYAIGKRLVKTNWFSLPNLILGKEIYPEFILWNRGRKSIGNVANALLENVKSPLDVSDVNQLKAKLNVGKDSHQLMSEFLAQFL, from the coding sequence GTGAAAAGCGGTAAACCATACATCCTTTTTTGTGCAGGTGAAGATTCCGGGGATTGCCTTGGCGAATCCCTTGTGACGTCAGCCCATCAAATCCTCCAGGACCGTCTAGATCTTGTGGGCGCTGGTGGTGGTCGCATGGCTACAGCGGGCCTTAAGCCTGTGGTGGATTACGATGTGTTGCCCGTTTCTGGCTTTGGTGACGTCCTTCCTAAATATTTCAAGCTGAAAAAGAACTATAAAGTTTTGGCCGAGGCATTGGCGAATCCTTTGTGCATGGGCCTTGTTGCCATCGACTATCCCGGTTACAATATGAAGCTTACGATTTTGGCCAACAGGCTAAATAAGCCAGTATTGTATGTGGCTCCTCCACAGGCTTGGGCTTGGAAAGCAAAGCGGGTGAAAAAACTTACGAATCCGCAGAACAGACTTGCCTTGTTCTTTGACTTCGAGGAAAAACCTTACCGAGACGCAGGTTGCAATATGGTCAGAATGCAACATCCCTTGGTAAACGTTGCAGAAAAATTCGTCCCTCCTCAGAATGTACCTGTAAAGAAATCCGTTTTGCTGCTTCCTGGTAGTAGAGCTAGTCAAGCTCACAGGAACATGAATCTGTTTCTAGATTGTGCCCAGCGCCTTCGCGATGAAATTAGCGGGGAATATTCCTTGACGGATTTGCCCGATGTGGTTGTTCTCGCTTCTAGAGAATCGTTGCAGGACCGTTTCCAGAAGGAACTGGAGCGCAAATTCCGAGGAAATGTTCCCGCCTGGATTCGGGTAGAACTTTCCCCCAAGTCGGCTCTTGAAAGATTTAATCGCTATAGAATGGCAACGATGGTCTTGACCACTCCGGGAACCTCTACCCTGGAGCTAGCTCTTTCCGGAAGCCGCTGCGTGGTCTGCACCTGTCCGGATTGTCTTACTTATGCCATCGGTAAACGTCTGGTGAAAACCAACTGGTTCTCTCTCCCGAATTTAATTCTCGGGAAGGAAATCTATCCGGAATTCATCCTCTGGAATCGCGGGCGGAAATCCATCGGGAATGTGGCTAATGCCCTTCTTGAAAACGTCAAGAGCCCGCTGGATGTTTCCGATGTAAATCAGCTTAAAGCTAAACTGAACGTGGGGAAGGATTCCCACCAGTTAATGTCTGAATTTCTTGCTCAGTTCCTCTAG
- a CDS encoding phosphoglycerate dehydrogenase yields the protein MATIKTMNNISKKGLSLFGAYYQVSDTIENPDAILVRSAQVDTDNFDGLLAVARAGAGVNNITIDKASAKGVCVFNTPGANANAVAELVMTVLGMAVRNVGQAANWVKALDINDPDMAKTVESGKKKFAGSELAGKTLGVIGLGKIGVLVANYARWKNMRVIAYEPYPNALNMHELSNKVEIADLDTVIANSDFLTVHVPFIKGVTENLLNRKNLANFKGTHILNFARNGLVEMDPIYEMLDNGTLQGYLSDFPDAKQIQHDKIQCFPHLGASTEEAEENCAVMAVEELKDYIEFGCVRNSVNFPALNDKPHMGIKTRVVVINQDVPNMIAEITKVFGAENINIASFSNKSNGKIGYNLIDIESTIDDSIKDKLAQLDKVVKVRVIHF from the coding sequence ATGGCAACTATTAAGACTATGAACAACATCTCCAAGAAGGGCCTTAGCCTGTTTGGAGCATACTATCAGGTTTCTGATACCATCGAAAATCCGGATGCAATCCTGGTCCGTTCCGCTCAGGTGGATACTGACAACTTCGATGGCCTTCTGGCTGTAGCTCGTGCAGGCGCTGGTGTGAACAACATCACCATCGACAAGGCTTCCGCTAAGGGTGTTTGCGTGTTCAATACTCCGGGTGCCAATGCTAACGCTGTTGCAGAACTGGTCATGACCGTTCTCGGTATGGCTGTTCGTAACGTTGGTCAGGCTGCAAACTGGGTCAAGGCTCTGGACATCAACGATCCGGATATGGCTAAGACTGTTGAAAGCGGCAAGAAGAAGTTTGCTGGTTCCGAACTGGCTGGCAAGACTCTCGGCGTTATCGGCCTTGGCAAGATCGGCGTTCTGGTTGCTAACTATGCTCGTTGGAAGAACATGCGCGTTATCGCTTACGAACCGTATCCTAACGCTCTCAACATGCACGAACTTTCCAACAAGGTTGAAATTGCTGATCTCGACACCGTGATCGCAAACTCCGACTTCCTCACCGTTCACGTTCCGTTCATCAAGGGTGTTACTGAAAACCTCCTGAACCGCAAGAACTTGGCTAACTTCAAGGGTACTCATATCCTTAACTTCGCTCGTAACGGTCTGGTTGAAATGGACCCGATTTACGAAATGCTGGACAACGGTACTCTCCAGGGTTACCTCAGCGACTTCCCGGATGCAAAGCAGATCCAGCACGACAAGATCCAGTGCTTCCCGCACCTGGGCGCTTCTACCGAAGAAGCTGAAGAAAACTGCGCAGTGATGGCTGTTGAAGAACTGAAGGACTACATCGAATTCGGTTGCGTCCGTAATTCCGTGAACTTCCCGGCTCTGAACGACAAGCCCCACATGGGCATCAAGACCCGCGTTGTGGTGATCAACCAGGACGTTCCCAACATGATCGCTGAAATCACCAAGGTGTTCGGTGCAGAAAACATCAACATTGCTTCCTTCTCCAACAAGAGCAACGGCAAGATTGGTTACAACCTGATCGACATCGAATCCACCATCGACGACTCCATCAAGGACAAGCTTGCCCAGCTGGACAAGGTCGTTAAGGTCCGCGTGATTCACTTTTAA
- a CDS encoding glycosyltransferase family 1 protein codes for MKTTPRIAIDARMVHKSGIGTCIQHWLKDVGYSIALGDPKELEEYKDCFQTQIPFISSIYGYKEQLKFPYRKLKKSAPDVLHVPHCNIPLLYRGKMMATIHDLTHLVYPEFLPMKLVHWYFKFIFWFVCKRADRINVVSESTKKDLLRFYKVNPDKITVTPLGVGKEFVKKSKPEIEYLYEKYSIPRDKKIILYVGNLLPHKNLNGLLKGFAQMKDREDCRIVMVGKAFDGRTTQTIESELGIEHLLIRAGMVSQEDLVNFYNLADLFVLPSLYEGFGLPILEAFACGTPVACSNTSSMPEVGGQLATYFDPQNPESIAHALEQSIHRKGTQDAEIEAWVSRFSWENCSRKIREIAESLCAEK; via the coding sequence ATGAAAACCACACCTAGAATTGCTATAGATGCCCGCATGGTGCACAAGTCCGGTATTGGAACTTGCATCCAGCATTGGCTTAAGGATGTGGGCTATAGCATCGCCTTAGGTGACCCGAAGGAACTGGAGGAATACAAGGATTGTTTCCAGACCCAGATACCCTTCATCAGTAGCATTTACGGCTACAAGGAACAGCTGAAATTCCCTTACAGGAAACTGAAGAAATCCGCTCCCGATGTGTTGCATGTGCCTCATTGCAATATTCCCTTGCTTTATCGCGGGAAAATGATGGCCACCATTCATGACTTGACTCATTTGGTGTATCCGGAATTTCTTCCCATGAAGCTGGTGCATTGGTATTTCAAGTTTATTTTCTGGTTCGTCTGCAAGCGTGCGGATCGAATCAACGTAGTTTCTGAAAGCACCAAAAAAGACTTGCTTCGTTTCTACAAGGTAAATCCCGACAAGATTACCGTAACGCCCCTGGGCGTTGGCAAGGAATTCGTCAAGAAGTCTAAGCCTGAGATAGAATACCTTTATGAAAAGTACAGCATTCCTAGGGATAAGAAGATTATACTCTACGTAGGGAATTTGCTTCCTCATAAGAATCTAAATGGGCTATTGAAAGGCTTTGCCCAGATGAAGGACCGTGAGGATTGCAGAATCGTCATGGTGGGAAAAGCATTTGATGGACGAACCACTCAGACCATCGAATCTGAACTTGGTATAGAACACTTGCTGATTCGCGCCGGAATGGTCAGCCAGGAAGACCTGGTGAACTTCTACAATCTGGCGGATTTATTCGTGCTGCCCTCTCTTTATGAAGGCTTTGGCCTGCCTATTCTGGAAGCGTTTGCCTGTGGCACGCCGGTGGCTTGCTCCAATACTTCCTCCATGCCGGAAGTGGGCGGTCAGCTGGCCACTTATTTCGACCCGCAAAATCCGGAAAGTATTGCCCATGCTTTGGAACAGTCCATCCATCGCAAGGGAACTCAGGACGCTGAAATTGAAGCCTGGGTGAGCCGTTTCTCTTGGGAAAACTGCTCCAGGAAAATTCGCGAAATCGCAGAAAGCCTTTGCGCAGAAAAGTAG